The DNA window CCGAAGCCGTGATCGAACGGCATGCCGAGCCCGTCGCCGTGTTGTCACCGGCAGAACGCGCACCTCGAAGGCTCTCCGAATGCATTTCGACACGCCTCGCAGGCCCGTCCGTGGCTCCGGACGACGCGTTCGCGGCGGACCTCGCCGAGATCATCCGCACCGCCGCTCCGGACGAACCTCCGTCGTGGGACTGATTCTCGATTCCACGGTGTTCATCGACGCCGAGCGCCGCGGTCAGACGGTGGTCATGACGCTCGAGCGCCTGGCGCGACGATTCAAGGACGTCGACGTCGCCATCTCGGTCGTCACCGCCGCCGAGCTCGTCCATGGGGTGTGGCGAGCGTCCGATGCTTCCCTCCGCGCCCGCAGAGAGGCCTTCGTCGAAGAAGTCTTCGCGCGCGTCCCTGCCCGGCCGCTCGGGCTCGCCGTGGCCCGTATCGTCGGACGCATCGACGCCGAGGCCCGCCGGAAGGGAACGACCCTCCCCATGGCCGATCTCTGGATCGGAGCCACCGCACTCGACCTCGGGTTCGCCGTTGCAACGGCCAATGTTCGGCATTTCCGCCTCGTGCCGCGCCTCAAAGTTCGCGTCGTGCATTGAAGCGTGTCGGCGGCCGCGCCCGCAGATTCGGGCTATGGCGCTGATGTCCGGCCGCGCTACACTCCACCGTTCCTCGCCACGCGCCGCGGAGGTTCTGCCATGCGCAACACCTTCCTCGTCTGCTACGACATCTGCGACGACAAACGCCTCCGCACCGTCTTCAAGACGATGCGCGACTTCGGCGACCACCTCCAGTACTCGATCTTCGAGTGTCAGTTCACGCCGTCCGACCTCGTGCGCTGCCGCCACGCGCTCGGGAAGATCATCCACCACAAGGAAGACCAGGTGCTGTTCGTCGACCTCGGGCCCGTCGAGGGCCGGGGCGACCGGGTCATCACCGCGCTCGGCATCCCCTACTCCGTGATCGACAGCCCGTGCATCGTCGTCGACGGCGAGCCGGAATCGTGAAGCAACGATGAGCGAACCAGCTGCCACACCGCCGCCGCCGCCGACGCCGGCGCGCAAGGGGACGCGCCGCGTCACACGTCCCGTCGAGCTTCCCGACTACCTCCCGGCGCGCATGCTGAACGAGTTCGTCTACTGCCCGCGTCTCTTCTTCTACGAGTGGGTCGAGGGCGTGTTCGCGGCGAGCGCCGACACGCTCCAGGGAGCACTCCGCCACGAGAAGCTCGACGCCAAGACCGACGCGCTCCCGGCCCCCGAGAACGACGGCAAGATCCACTCCCGCTCCGTCATGCTTTCGAGCGAGACGCATCGCCTGATCGCCGGGATCGACCTCGTCGAGGGTGCGGCCGGTGTCGTAACCCCCGTCGACTACAAGAAGGGCCGTCCCCGCGACACCGACGACGGCCCCGAAGCGTGGCCCGCCGATCGCGCCCAGCTCTGCGCCCAGGCGCTCATCCTCCGCGACAACGGCTACCGCTGCGACGAGGCCGTCGCCTACTACGACGCGACCAAGCAGCGCGTCCGCGTGGCGATCGACGAGGCGCTGGTCACAGAGACAGTCCAGGCGATCGCGGCGGCGCGCGCGCTCGCGGCCGCAGGCACGATTCCGCCGCCGCTCATCGACAGTCCGAAGTGTCCGCGCTGCTCGCTCGTCGGCATCTGCCTTCCCGACGAAACGAGCTTCTGCGACGCGCTTCCCGCGCTCGCATCCGACGCTCAGCTCCTGCTGTTCGGCGACGACGTCGAACCGCTCGACCGCCTGGTCGCCAGGACGGTGGCGACGTCGGAAGAAAATGTTCGCCGCCTCATCCCCGCGCGCGACGACCTCCGCCCGCTCTACGTCACCGGCCACGGACTCATCGTCGGCAAACGCGGCGAGGTGCTCCAGATCCGCAATCGCGACAAGACCGTCCAGGAGGTCCGCGTCGGCGAGATCTCGCAGGTGAGCGTCTTCGGCAACGTGCAGCTCACGGCAGCGACGATCCAGGGCCTCTGCTGGGCCGAGAAGCCGATCGCGCACTTCTCCTACGGCGGCTGGTTCTACGGCCTCACCAACGGCCTCGGCTTGAAGAACGTCATGCTTCGGCGCGAGCAGTTCACCAAGGCACTCGACCCCGTGTTCTGTCGCGGCGTCGCGCGCAGCATGGTGGCGTCGAAGATCCGCAACCAGCGGACGCTGCTGCAGCGAAATCACCTGGAGCCGCCGACGGTCATCCTGCGTCAGCTCAAGCACTACGCCGATCTCGCCGGCAGCGCCGAGTCGCTCGACGAGCTGCTCGGGATCGAAGGCATCGCCGCCCGACTCTACTTCGAGCACTTCAACGGCATGCTGAAGATCGAGGCGGAAGGTGCCGGCGACGCCGCGCCCGAGTTCGTCTTGCAGCTCGACCATCGCAACCGTCGCCCGCCGCGCGACCCGGTCAATGCGCTCCTGTCCTTTGCCTACAGCTTGC is part of the Deltaproteobacteria bacterium genome and encodes:
- a CDS encoding type II toxin-antitoxin system Phd/YefM family antitoxin gives rise to the protein MANRIRVTATEAARDFSRLLDRIAGGTEAVIERHAEPVAVLSPAERAPRRLSECISTRLAGPSVAPDDAFAADLAEIIRTAAPDEPPSWD
- a CDS encoding PIN domain-containing protein, with amino-acid sequence MGLILDSTVFIDAERRGQTVVMTLERLARRFKDVDVAISVVTAAELVHGVWRASDASLRARREAFVEEVFARVPARPLGLAVARIVGRIDAEARRKGTTLPMADLWIGATALDLGFAVATANVRHFRLVPRLKVRVVH
- the cas2 gene encoding CRISPR-associated endonuclease Cas2 translates to MRNTFLVCYDICDDKRLRTVFKTMRDFGDHLQYSIFECQFTPSDLVRCRHALGKIIHHKEDQVLFVDLGPVEGRGDRVITALGIPYSVIDSPCIVVDGEPES
- the cas1 gene encoding CRISPR-associated endonuclease Cas1; translation: MLNEFVYCPRLFFYEWVEGVFAASADTLQGALRHEKLDAKTDALPAPENDGKIHSRSVMLSSETHRLIAGIDLVEGAAGVVTPVDYKKGRPRDTDDGPEAWPADRAQLCAQALILRDNGYRCDEAVAYYDATKQRVRVAIDEALVTETVQAIAAARALAAAGTIPPPLIDSPKCPRCSLVGICLPDETSFCDALPALASDAQLLLFGDDVEPLDRLVARTVATSEENVRRLIPARDDLRPLYVTGHGLIVGKRGEVLQIRNRDKTVQEVRVGEISQVSVFGNVQLTAATIQGLCWAEKPIAHFSYGGWFYGLTNGLGLKNVMLRREQFTKALDPVFCRGVARSMVASKIRNQRTLLQRNHLEPPTVILRQLKHYADLAGSAESLDELLGIEGIAARLYFEHFNGMLKIEAEGAGDAAPEFVLQLDHRNRRPPRDPVNALLSFAYSLLSKDLTITCHAVGFDPFLGFYHQLRFGRPALALDLMEGFRPLVADSTVITAINTRMVQPSDFIRIGPAVSLTASGRKGFLRAYEQRMDTLVTHPLFGYRANYRRILEVQARLLARVVTGEIATYPGFETR